The proteins below are encoded in one region of Engraulis encrasicolus isolate BLACKSEA-1 chromosome 1, IST_EnEncr_1.0, whole genome shotgun sequence:
- the LOC134458225 gene encoding myb-like protein X — translation MGKRKAERTEGAAPPKRSLRSRKPKTAGDEHGTPTANHQEAALIQSQDSDKMDSNSQNALVSEVVQQGHADPSDSITNKDATKPDCSLQGKTIPTCAEDSEKINFKSHDALGGPTAEEGVRGREDTDTGPPEAQGNMSPVCEAADPDPLDSAESAQLVHPPSTMETGPLAQPTSTTATIQLVHPSSSAENISQTKVLDHHTATPTHPLKQTEDAEVSGGGGCHEMEARDGSGGESGRLTPAEGEVKGSTEVKLGESLSRHRRESMEEEEENSHRPLKGEEEIGGGRFGPQAQAEVEKVSTEGEKKGGAEVSNAMKEGEEEEQKEEQALNKLKEDVVASTTEMREEEEERRSEDRGEEDETTEKQKDEEDDASQKQEDEKEEISRKQKDEDEASQNQRASVKEEEEEESSQGGDDGAAVATGRVAPKRKRMGMGVRRRMGMGRPSERERKTHADGQTSEKEKKTPADGQTSEKEKKTPADGQTSEKDRKTPADEQTMEEKKTPADGETSEKDRKTPADEQTMEEKKTPADGETSGRRSVGGVGGGVDGDEGEVERERTCGMEEEEKNSVSEMEEARGEMEREKNEGMVEMERSSVAEMEEGGREMEREKSRGATRRREFCHWPLYDQM, via the exons ATGGgcaaaagaaaggcagagagaacaG AGGGAGCAGCTCCTCCAAAGAGATCACTGAGGTCGAGGAAGCCCAAGACTGCAGGAGATGAACATGGCACTCCCACGGCCAACCACCAGGAGGCAGCACTCATACAGTCACAg GACTCTGACAAGATGGACTCCAATTCCCAGAATGCTTTGGTCTCAGAGGTTGTTCAGCAGGGACATGCCGACCCCTCTGACAGCATTACGAACAAGGACGCCACCAAACCTGACTGCAGTCTACAAGGGAAGACGATCCCCACATGTGCAGAGGACTCTGAGAAGATAAACTTCAAGTCCCATGATGCTTTGGGGGGTCCTACGGCAGAGGAGGGTGTACGTGGACGCGAGGACACAGATACGGGACCTCCAGAAGCACAAGGCAACATGAGTCCTGTCTGTGAGGCTGCAGACCCCGACCCTTTAGATAGCGCAGAGAGTGCCCAGTTGGTACATCCACCCTCTACCATGGAAACTGGTCCATTAGCACAGCCAACCTCTACCACGGCAACTATCCAGTTGGTCCACCCCAGCAGCTCGGCTGAGAACATCTCACAGACTAAAGTGCTGGATCACCACACCGCCACTCCCACCCATCCCTTGAAGCAGACAGAGGACGCGGAGGTCAGTGGTGGGGGTGGCTGCCATGAGATGGAGGCGCGGGATGGAAGTGGAGGTGAAAGTGGGCGTCTGACTCCTGCAGAGGGTGAAGTGAAGGGGAGCACAGAGGTGAAGCTTGGGGAGTCACTGAGCCGTCATCGGCGGGAGTctatggaggaggaagaggagaactcACATAGGCCcctgaagggggaggaggagattgGGGGAGGCAGGTTCGGGCCCCAGGCCCAGGCAGAGGTAGAGAAGGTCTCaacagagggggagaaaaagggaggaGCTGAGGTCTCCAACGccatgaaggagggagaggaagaggagcagaaggaggagcaGGCCTTAAACAAGCTAAAGGAAGACGTTGTGGCATCTACCacagagatgagggaggaggaggaggagaggaggtcagaGGACAGAGGGGAAGAGGACGAAACGACGGAGAAGCAAAAAGACGAGGAGGACGATGCATCTCAAAAGCAAGAAGACGAGAAAGAAGAGATTTCCCGGAAGCAAAAAGACGAGGACGAGGCGTCTCAGAACCAAAGGGCAAGcgtcaaggaggaggaggaggaggagtcatcGCAGGGAGGCGACGACGGAGCAGCAGTGGCGACTGGAAGAGTTGCgccgaagaggaagaggatggggatgggggtgaggaggaggatggggatgggccgacccagcgagagggagaggaagacgcATGCGGATGGACAGACTagtgagaaggagaagaagacacCAGCGGATGGACAGACCagtgagaaggagaagaagacacCAGCAGATGGACAGACCAGTGAGAAGGATAGGAAAACACCAGCGGATGAACAGActatggaggagaagaagacaccAGCGGATGGAGAGACCAGTGAGAAGGATAGGAAAACACCAGCGGATGAACAGActatggaggagaagaagacaccAGCGGATGGAGAGACTAGTGGCAGGAGGAGCGttggaggtgtaggaggaggagtagatggagatgaaggagaggtggagagagagagaacgtgtggaatggaagaggaggagaagaatagtGTTTCCGAGATGGAGGAagcaagaggagagatggagagagagaaaaatgaagggatggtggagatggagaggagtagTGTtgcagagatggaggaaggaggacgagagatggagagggagaaaagtaGAGGGGCGACG aggaggagagagttctGCCATTGGCCACTGTACGATCAGATGTAG